In the Rhizobium sp. SSA_523 genome, CCAGGATGGCCAGCCAGCGTCGCCAGCCGACCTTTTCGCCGAGGAAGAGCGCGGACATGATGGTCAGCATGAAGGGCTCGACGAAATAGATCGCGAAGACATCCGCCAGCGGCATGTATTTCACAGCCGTGAAGAACATCAGGCTGGCGGCGGCATGCAGCGCGCCGCGCAGCATGTTCATCCACGGGCGCCGGACCTTGTCAAAGGATCCGACCGTCCAGAAGAACAGAGGCGCCAGCACGACGAGCTGGACGAAGAATCGATAGAAGGTGACCTGGCCGGGCGACATGGTCTCGAAGGTCGCCATGTATTTGGCGATCGCATCCATCATCGGCAGGACGATCATGCATGACGCCATCATCGCCATGCCTTTGACGGATGTTTCGGCAGAGGGGGCGACGATGGTCATGATGCGATTCCTGTGGCACCTGCGGCGCCCCTATCAATCACGGCGGGCCGGCCATCGACAAGGCGTCGCGGCCTTTGCCGGTACGCCCGCATGCCGAATACTGACAAAAGGATGCCGAAGGGAATGGCGAAGGAAATGGCGGACGTGTGAGCGCGGAACCGATCTAGGACGTGCCGTCGCTGACCGTCGGACCGAAGACCTCTTCGAAAGCCTGGCGCAGCCTGATGTCGACATCGGTCATCATGACCGGCAGGCCGAGATCCATCAGGCTGGTGACGCCATAGGCCGAGATGCCGCAGGGGACGATGCCGGTAAAATGGCTAAGATCGGGATCGACGTTCAGCGAAAGACCGTGGAAGCTCACCCAGCGGCGCAGGCGGATCCCCAGCGCCGCGATCTTGTCCTCCGCCATCGTGCCATCCGGCAGGTGCGGCCTGTCCGGCCGCCGGACCCAGACGCCGACGCGATCCTCGCGCCGCTCGCCGCGCACGTTCATGGCGCCAAGACAGCGGATGATGACTTCCTCAAGGGCAGCGACATAGGCGCGGACATCCTGCCGCCGGCGCTTCAGATCCAGCATGACATAGGCCACGCGCTGTCCCGGCCCATGATAGGTATATTCGCCGCCGCGGCCGGTGGCGTAGACGGGAAACCGGTCCGGTTCGATCAGGTCGGCCGAATCGGCACTGGTTCCGGCCGTATAGAGCGGCGGATGCTCCAGCAGCCAGACCAGTTCATCGGCCGTGCCATCGGCAATCTTCGCCACCTCCGCATCCATCACCGCCATGGCCTCGTCATAGGGGATGAGGGAATCGGAAATGCGCCAGCGCACCGCAGGCGAGCCGATGGAGGCGAACATGGTGTGATCAAGGTCGGTGCGGGTCAGCATGGGGTCTACTCTTCGGTCATGGGCAAGGCATCTATCCACAGGCGCAGCACCTGCAAATCAAGACTTTCCCTATATAGGACTTCCTCGCGAAATTTTATCTTTCAAAAAACTGTCACGGCGCACTTGCGCGGGGGAAATCCCTTTGCTAGATGCTCCCTCGCCGACGCAAGACGGCCTACCACGATGCGGTCGTGGCGGAATTGGTAGACGCGCAGCGTTGAGGTCGCTGTGGGGCAACCCGTGGAAGTTCGAGTCTTCTCGACCGCACCAAGAACCCGGCCTCGTGCCGGGTTTTTTGTTGTCTCAACGTTATTTTCCAAGGATTTAGGGTCCCCAGGCTCAGCCTCTGCATCTTGCAGATGGGTCCGCTGAAGCGCGTGATTTCCAACCCTGGATGGCCGGCTGGCATCCGCCTGGTGATCCGTCGTCGACACCATGGAGCGGCACAGCGGGCGACATCAGTGAGGAACAGCCGGGAGCGACGTCGAGGCAATGGAGGGAGCGATCCGGCGCTCCCTCAAACCCTGGCGCCTGCCGGCGCGAGCGGCGGGGGTCGCGCCGGGCAAAGCACATCTTGCCGCGGCCACAGCGTGGTCAAAGCCTCTCGCAGCTCACCCTAACCGGCATCACCCTTGCTCGCAGATCGCCCTTACGGCTGTTGCCGCTTCCTCTGGTGCAGATACATCGGCCCGCCGGCATGCGCCGGAAAGCCGTAGCCATTGATCATCACCAGATCGATATCGCTCTCGCGCGCCGCAATGCCCTCCTCGATCAAAGCCTGTCCTTCTGCCGTCATGGCGGCAAGCAGGCGGTCCAGGATCTCGTCGGCACTGAAGGATCGCGCCGCAATCGCCTTGGCCGCGCGGCTTTCGGCGATGATCGCGGTGACATCCGGATCCACCTGGCGTTTCCCATCGATATAGAGATACCAGCCACGCCCGGTCTTCTGGCCGAGCCGGCCGGCCTCGCAGAGACGATCGGCGATATCGACATAGCGCGCGGCGGGGTCGCGGGTCGCCGCCTCGCGCTTCCGGCGGGCCCAGGCGATGTCGAGCCCGGTCATGTCGTTGACGGCGAAAAGGCCCATGGGGAAGCCGAAGCCTTCCAGCGCGGCATCGATCTCGTGGGGCAGGGCACCGTCCTCGATCAGGAATTCCGCCTCGCGCCGATAGGCCGAAAAGATCCGGTTGCCGATAAAGCCCTTGGTCACGCCGGTGACGATGGCGAGCTTCTTCAGTCGCTTCGCAAAGGCAAGCCCGGTTGCCAGCACATCCGGCGCGGTTTCCCGGCATCGCACCACTTCCAGCAGCCGCATGACATGAGCCGGCGAGAAGAAATGCAGGCCCATGACGCGGTCCGGCCGCGCGGTTGCTGCGGCAATCTCATCCGGATCC is a window encoding:
- the lipB gene encoding lipoyl(octanoyl) transferase LipB: MLTRTDLDHTMFASIGSPAVRWRISDSLIPYDEAMAVMDAEVAKIADGTADELVWLLEHPPLYTAGTSADSADLIEPDRFPVYATGRGGEYTYHGPGQRVAYVMLDLKRRRQDVRAYVAALEEVIIRCLGAMNVRGERREDRVGVWVRRPDRPHLPDGTMAEDKIAALGIRLRRWVSFHGLSLNVDPDLSHFTGIVPCGISAYGVTSLMDLGLPVMMTDVDIRLRQAFEEVFGPTVSDGTS